From one Cynocephalus volans isolate mCynVol1 chromosome X, mCynVol1.pri, whole genome shotgun sequence genomic stretch:
- the CLTRN gene encoding collectrin, with product MLWLLFFVVTATHAELCEPDAENAFKVRLSIKTALGDNAYTWDTDEEYLFKAMVAFSMRKVPNREATEISHVLVCNVTQRVSFWFVVTDPLKNHTLPAVEIQSAIRMNRNRINNAFFLNDQTLEFLQIPSTLASPMDPSAPIWIIVFGVVFCIIAVAISVLVLSGIRQHRRKDNELPEVDDTEKKCENVITSENGVPCYRLHKNGGRINDVFVTKDEWLTPL from the exons ATGTTGTGGCTGCTGTTTTTTGTGGTGACTGCTACTCATGCTGAACTCTGTGAGCCGG ATGCAGAAAATGCTTTTAAAGTGAGGCTTAGTATCAAAACAGCTCTGGGAGATAACGCA TATACCTGGGATACAGATGAAGAATATCTCTTCAAAGCGATGGTGGCTTTCTCCATGAGAAAAGTTCCCAACAGAGAAGCAACAGA AATTTCCCATGTCTTGGTTTGCAATGTAACCCAGAGGGTGTCATTCTGGTTTGTGGTTACGGACCCTTTGAAAAATCACACCCTTCCTGCTGTTGAGATACAGTCAGCCATAAG AATGAACAGGAACAGGATCAACAATGCTTTCTTTTTGAATGACCAGACTCTGGAATTTCTACAAATTCCTTCCACTCTTGCATCACCCATGGACCCCTCTGCACCCATCTGGATTATTGTATTTGGTGTGGTATTTTGCATCATCGCAGTTGCAATTTCAGTACTGGTTTTATCAGGGATCAGGCAACATAGAAG GAAGGACAACGAACTTCCTGAAGTGGATGACACTGAAAAAAAGTGTGAGAATGTGATCACAAGTGAAAATGGCGTCCCCTGCTACCGCCTGCACAAGAATGGAGGGCGTATTAATGACGTCTTCGTGACAAAGGATGAGTGGCTCACCCCTCTCTGA